In one Corallococcus sp. EGB genomic region, the following are encoded:
- a CDS encoding error-prone DNA polymerase codes for MSYAELVCRSHFSFLHGASHPEELVATAARLGLSALALTDRDGLYGVVKAHLAAKERGVKLILGAELTLEDAPPVVVYARDAAGYSNLCRLVSHGRMTHPKGEAGVPWRKVAEHASGLLALLPAPAPLEAVAPLAEAFPGSFHVGLSRSLSAGDAVREARAEALARALGVPLVVHNDVHTHHRDRQPLQDVLTAIRHGVTVDQSGTRLFPNAERTLKSPGDMARLFADRPEALARTVELASRCEASLDALHYRFPEEDLPEGRTADEHLRVLTEAGLRARYPGGVPPEVTRQIEHELRLIAALDFAGYFLSLWDIVMFARGRGILCQGRGSAANSAVCYALGITAIDPVRMGLLFERFLSMERKEPPDIDVDFEHERREEVLQYVYEKHGRRHAGMVCEVICYRGRLALREAGKALGLSLDQVDRLSRVASSHGFQVTPEVLQEAGLSPTDGRVQRTLSVAKELEGVPRHLSIHVGGFVMTREPLVDLVPVENAAMPGRTVIQWEKDDINAVGLLKVDLLALGMLTALSRCFALIHQHYGRELSLATVPPEDPKVYDMLCEADTVGVFQIESRAQMNMLPRLQPRTFYDLVVQIALIRPGPIVGNMVHPYLRRRHGQEPVTYASEDVRGILQKTLGVPLFQEQAMRLAMVAAGFSAGEADGLRRALSHKQAETRILPYRGRFVEGCEACGYTRRQAEEWFDHFRGFAHYGFPESHSASFALIAYASSWLKCHYPAAFTAALLNSQPMGFYAPHTLVADAQRHGVEVRPVDVRRSNWDCTLEDGAVRLGLRMVRGLGESSGRAVETARRGDYTSVGDLARRARIPRHELTRLALAGALASLCGARRQALWEIQALGPLDADDLFFGMPMDGTAVRLPPMDVQERVVADYDTVGLSLEKHPMELLRPTLKRMGAVTAEGLKRVSAGRRVKVGGMMICRQMPPTAKGICFISLEDETGIANLVVPSEVYARCRQEIHGALFLVGEGTLERSGKVTNVKTRSVVSVRQ; via the coding sequence GTGAGCTACGCCGAGCTGGTGTGCCGATCCCACTTCTCCTTCCTGCATGGCGCCTCCCATCCGGAGGAGCTGGTGGCCACGGCGGCCCGGCTGGGACTGTCCGCGCTGGCGCTGACGGACCGTGACGGGCTCTACGGCGTGGTGAAGGCGCATCTGGCGGCGAAGGAACGCGGCGTGAAGCTGATCCTCGGCGCGGAGCTGACGCTGGAGGATGCTCCCCCGGTGGTGGTGTACGCGCGCGACGCGGCCGGGTACTCGAACCTGTGCCGGCTGGTGTCCCACGGCCGGATGACGCACCCCAAGGGGGAGGCGGGCGTGCCCTGGCGCAAGGTGGCGGAGCACGCGTCGGGGTTGCTCGCGCTGTTGCCGGCCCCCGCGCCGCTGGAGGCGGTGGCCCCGCTGGCCGAGGCGTTTCCCGGGAGCTTCCACGTGGGCCTGAGCCGCTCGCTGTCCGCGGGGGACGCGGTCCGGGAAGCGCGAGCGGAGGCCCTGGCCCGGGCGCTGGGCGTGCCCCTGGTGGTGCACAACGACGTGCACACGCACCACCGCGACCGGCAGCCCCTGCAGGACGTGCTCACGGCCATCCGCCATGGGGTGACGGTGGATCAGTCCGGCACGCGGCTGTTCCCGAACGCGGAGCGGACGCTGAAATCGCCCGGGGACATGGCGAGGCTGTTCGCGGACCGGCCGGAGGCACTGGCGCGCACGGTGGAGTTGGCTTCGCGCTGCGAGGCGTCCCTGGATGCCCTGCACTACCGCTTCCCGGAGGAGGACCTGCCGGAAGGCCGCACCGCGGACGAGCACCTGCGGGTGCTCACGGAGGCGGGCCTGCGCGCGCGCTATCCGGGGGGAGTGCCTCCGGAGGTGACGAGGCAGATCGAGCACGAGCTGCGGCTCATCGCGGCGCTGGACTTCGCGGGGTACTTCCTGTCGCTGTGGGACATCGTGATGTTCGCGAGGGGACGGGGCATCCTGTGCCAGGGGCGGGGCAGCGCGGCGAACTCGGCGGTCTGCTACGCGCTGGGCATCACGGCCATTGATCCGGTGCGGATGGGGCTGCTGTTCGAGCGCTTCCTCAGCATGGAGCGCAAGGAGCCGCCGGACATCGACGTGGACTTCGAGCACGAGCGGCGCGAGGAGGTGCTCCAGTACGTCTACGAGAAGCACGGCCGCCGCCACGCGGGCATGGTGTGCGAGGTGATCTGCTACCGGGGGCGGCTCGCGTTGCGCGAGGCGGGCAAGGCGCTGGGGCTGTCGTTGGATCAGGTGGACCGGCTGTCGCGGGTGGCGTCGTCGCACGGCTTCCAGGTGACGCCGGAGGTGCTCCAGGAGGCGGGGCTGTCCCCGACGGACGGGCGGGTGCAGCGGACGCTGTCGGTGGCGAAGGAGCTGGAGGGCGTGCCCCGGCATCTGTCCATCCACGTGGGCGGCTTCGTGATGACGCGCGAGCCGCTGGTGGACCTGGTGCCGGTGGAGAACGCGGCGATGCCGGGGCGCACGGTCATCCAGTGGGAGAAGGACGACATCAACGCGGTGGGCCTCCTGAAGGTGGACCTGCTGGCGCTGGGCATGTTGACGGCGCTGTCGCGCTGCTTCGCCCTGATCCACCAGCACTACGGCCGCGAGCTGTCATTGGCCACGGTGCCGCCGGAGGACCCGAAGGTCTACGACATGCTGTGCGAGGCGGACACGGTGGGCGTGTTCCAGATCGAGAGCCGCGCGCAGATGAACATGCTGCCCCGGCTCCAGCCCCGGACGTTCTACGACCTGGTGGTGCAGATCGCCCTCATCCGGCCGGGGCCCATCGTGGGCAACATGGTGCACCCGTACCTGCGAAGGCGGCACGGCCAGGAGCCGGTGACGTACGCGAGCGAGGACGTGCGCGGCATCCTCCAGAAGACGCTGGGCGTGCCGCTCTTCCAGGAGCAGGCGATGCGGCTCGCGATGGTGGCGGCGGGCTTCAGCGCGGGGGAGGCGGACGGCCTGCGGCGGGCGCTGAGCCACAAGCAGGCGGAGACGCGCATCCTCCCGTACCGGGGCCGGTTCGTGGAGGGCTGCGAGGCGTGCGGCTACACACGGCGGCAGGCGGAGGAGTGGTTCGATCACTTCCGCGGGTTCGCGCACTACGGGTTCCCGGAGAGCCACTCCGCGAGCTTCGCGTTGATCGCCTATGCGTCCAGTTGGCTGAAGTGCCACTACCCGGCGGCCTTCACCGCGGCGCTGCTCAACTCCCAGCCCATGGGGTTCTACGCGCCGCACACGCTGGTGGCGGACGCGCAGCGGCACGGCGTGGAGGTGCGGCCGGTGGACGTGCGCCGTTCGAACTGGGATTGCACGTTGGAGGACGGGGCGGTGCGGCTGGGATTGAGGATGGTGCGGGGGCTGGGCGAGTCCTCCGGCCGGGCGGTGGAGACCGCCAGGCGGGGGGACTACACGAGCGTGGGGGACCTGGCACGGAGGGCGCGCATCCCCCGGCATGAGCTGACGCGGCTGGCGCTGGCGGGGGCGCTGGCGTCACTGTGCGGGGCGCGGCGGCAGGCGCTGTGGGAGATACAGGCGCTGGGCCCGCTGGACGCGGACGACCTGTTCTTCGGGATGCCCATGGATGGCACGGCGGTGCGGTTGCCGCCCATGGACGTCCAGGAGCGTGTGGTGGCGGACTACGACACGGTGGGGTTGTCCCTGGAGAAGCACCCGATGGAGCTGCTCAGGCCCACGTTGAAGCGCATGGGGGCGGTGACGGCGGAGGGGTTGAAGCGGGTGTCGGCGGGGCGGCGGGTGAAGGTGGGGGGGATGATGATCTGCCGGCAGATGCCGCCCACGGCGAAGGGGATCTGCTTCATCTCGCTGGAGGACGAGACGGGGATCGCCAACCTGGTGGTGCCCTCGGAGGTGTATGCGCGGTGCAGGCAGGAGATCCACGGCGCGCTGTTCCTCGTGGGGGAGGGGACGCTGGAGCGCTCGGGGAAGGTGACGAACGTGAAGACGCGCAGCGTGGTGTCCGTGCGTCAGTGA
- a CDS encoding phytanoyl-CoA dioxygenase family protein codes for MSVLSPEQSQRFATDGYLVLPSFVDSGTCERMRAVILEQLASGGGPVEYEADVAYPGSPASLEAEGGRTVRRLLKAHGRSPLFAAWFDDARVLEALGQLLDGPVVQARAHHNCVMTKQPRFSSDTGWHQDVRYWAFERPELISTWLALGAEAPENGGLKVLPGTHRMQFAPERYDAKLFLRPELPENAALIQGAQYVRLSPGDVLLFHARLFHAASRNHTGDTKYSVVATYRRTDNLPVPGSRSARD; via the coding sequence ATGTCCGTCCTGAGCCCCGAGCAGAGCCAGCGCTTCGCCACCGATGGGTATCTCGTGCTGCCGTCCTTCGTGGACAGCGGGACGTGCGAGCGGATGCGGGCCGTCATCCTGGAGCAGCTGGCCTCCGGCGGCGGCCCGGTGGAGTACGAGGCCGACGTGGCCTATCCGGGCTCGCCGGCCAGCCTCGAAGCCGAGGGCGGACGGACGGTGCGGCGGTTGTTGAAGGCCCATGGGCGCTCGCCCCTGTTCGCGGCGTGGTTCGACGACGCGCGGGTGTTGGAGGCGCTGGGGCAGTTGCTGGACGGGCCGGTGGTGCAGGCGCGGGCGCATCACAATTGCGTGATGACGAAGCAGCCGCGCTTCTCGTCGGACACGGGGTGGCACCAGGACGTGCGCTACTGGGCCTTCGAGCGGCCGGAGCTCATCTCCACGTGGTTGGCATTGGGGGCGGAGGCGCCGGAGAACGGCGGCCTGAAGGTGCTGCCCGGCACGCACCGGATGCAGTTCGCGCCGGAGCGCTACGACGCGAAGCTGTTCCTGCGACCGGAGCTGCCGGAGAACGCGGCGCTCATCCAGGGCGCGCAATACGTGCGGCTGTCCCCCGGGGACGTGCTGCTCTTCCACGCGCGGCTGTTCCACGCGGCCAGCCGGAACCACACGGGGGACACGAAGTACTCCGTGGTGGCGACGTACCGGCGGACGGACAACCTGCCCGTCCCCGGCTCACGGTCCGCGAGGGATTGA
- a CDS encoding acyl-CoA dehydrogenase family protein: protein MSFFQAPPVLGNQYDDDAFLQGYLARTLPGDLFRSLQDDFRELGELGGKYFYEFQQRDRLNEPVLTQWSPWGQRIDHIEVTPLWKEAEALTARKGLIAVAYEQKSGALSRVHQFALNYLVQPSLDVYSCPLAMTDGAARSLLSLGNQALIDHALPRLTSRDPATFWTSGQWMTERTGGSDVGLTLTEARQSPDGWRLYGTKWFTSATTAQMALTLARPTGNGPGGKGLALFFVETRDAQGRLNGIQINRLKDKFGTRKVPTAELTLDGTLAVPVAGLTDGIRNMAMMLNVTRTWNAMGATWSMRRAMALAHDYAKRRVQFGAPLSEKPLHVDTLAGLEAEFQAGFLLAFRAVELLGKLETRTATEQELLLQRLVTPLAKLTTGRQVVHITSEVSESFGGAGYVEDTGLPRIQADAQVLSIWEGTTNVLSLDSLRALAKEGTLEAFFHEVEGRLSKVTDAGLRPCVQTAHDALEHARAWVSGAMANPTTMEAGARRFSMTLGRTLELALLSEHAQWCLEHGHGPRSRAAARRFRQNGVDLIRDEIDLDDSRLLG, encoded by the coding sequence ATGAGCTTCTTCCAGGCGCCCCCCGTTCTTGGCAACCAGTACGACGACGACGCGTTCCTGCAGGGCTACCTTGCCCGCACCCTTCCAGGGGACTTGTTCCGCTCGCTCCAGGATGACTTCCGCGAGCTGGGCGAGCTGGGGGGCAAGTACTTCTACGAGTTCCAGCAGCGCGACCGGCTGAACGAGCCCGTGCTCACGCAGTGGAGCCCGTGGGGACAGCGCATCGACCACATCGAGGTCACGCCCCTGTGGAAGGAGGCGGAGGCGCTGACGGCGAGGAAGGGCCTGATCGCGGTGGCCTACGAGCAGAAGAGCGGTGCGCTCAGCCGCGTGCACCAGTTCGCGCTGAACTACCTGGTGCAGCCGTCGCTGGATGTCTACTCGTGTCCGCTGGCGATGACGGACGGCGCGGCGCGGTCGCTCCTGTCCCTGGGCAACCAGGCGCTCATCGACCACGCCCTGCCCCGCCTGACGTCGCGGGATCCGGCGACGTTCTGGACGTCCGGCCAGTGGATGACGGAGCGCACGGGCGGCTCGGACGTGGGCCTGACGCTGACGGAGGCGCGGCAGTCCCCCGATGGCTGGCGGCTCTACGGCACCAAGTGGTTCACGTCCGCGACGACAGCGCAGATGGCGCTGACCCTGGCGCGGCCCACGGGCAACGGCCCTGGCGGCAAGGGGCTGGCGCTCTTCTTCGTGGAGACGCGAGACGCGCAGGGCCGGCTCAATGGCATCCAGATCAACCGGCTGAAGGACAAGTTCGGAACGCGCAAGGTGCCCACGGCGGAGCTGACGCTGGACGGGACGCTGGCGGTGCCGGTGGCGGGGCTGACGGACGGCATCCGCAACATGGCGATGATGCTGAACGTGACGCGCACCTGGAACGCGATGGGCGCGACTTGGAGCATGCGCCGCGCGATGGCGCTGGCGCACGATTACGCGAAGCGCCGGGTGCAGTTCGGCGCGCCGCTGTCGGAGAAGCCGCTGCACGTGGACACGCTGGCGGGGCTGGAGGCCGAGTTCCAGGCGGGCTTCCTGCTGGCGTTCCGCGCGGTGGAGCTGCTCGGCAAGCTGGAGACGCGCACGGCGACGGAGCAGGAGCTGCTGCTGCAGCGGCTGGTGACGCCGCTGGCGAAGCTGACGACGGGCCGGCAGGTGGTGCACATCACGTCGGAGGTGTCCGAGTCCTTCGGCGGCGCGGGCTACGTGGAGGACACGGGCCTGCCGCGCATCCAGGCGGACGCGCAGGTGCTGTCCATCTGGGAGGGCACGACGAACGTGCTGTCGTTGGACTCGCTGCGCGCGCTGGCGAAGGAAGGCACGCTGGAGGCGTTCTTCCACGAGGTGGAGGGCCGGCTGTCGAAGGTGACGGACGCGGGCCTGCGGCCGTGCGTGCAGACGGCGCACGACGCGCTGGAGCACGCGCGGGCGTGGGTGTCCGGCGCGATGGCGAACCCCACCACGATGGAGGCCGGGGCGCGGCGCTTCTCCATGACGCTGGGGCGCACGCTGGAGCTGGCGCTGCTCAGCGAGCACGCGCAGTGGTGCCTGGAGCACGGGCACGGGCCGCGCAGCCGGGCGGCGGCGCGGCGGTTCCGGCAGAACGGCGTGGACCTCATCCGGGATGAGATCGACCTGGATGATTCGCGGCTGCTGGGCTGA
- a CDS encoding ATPase: MSDFPRRPPPGPGSSSLDAEQDPNRSITPLETPAASANPVLAPPPRPRQPPVAGMPLGGSQPPEPTRSRAAQPAPLPSVIFDPMPRPRVPPAQSASVAPPAPPPFDGEMLDVQTERRTAPPGPPPPPPEGDRRGGASFASSQDPERRAAPGPERRGSDADRRGPAPSPGGPDRRGAGAAPQGYVGPERRGFRRGEASDAPATNRFWPAQPKSLQDAGLTTTFVEELVLKAIFFAGEMRGMDVATRLQLPTTLVDEVIEGLRRQKYIDIRGGGSSGVGRSTMIYQLTTFVTDVLRQILDRNRYNGPAPVPFNEWVAAVKQQTVRGNRITRQRMQDKFGDLIIRDYIFDGIGPAMNSGRAIFFYGPPGNGKTAICQGMVNCYEGDIFVPHAVLIDDFVVKMFDANIHRAVEDEPGAPSYDRRWVRCRRPLVVVGGELTLEMLDLVYTPEVKYYEAPFQMKASNGMLLIDDFGRQKVSPKDLLNRWIVPLESDVDILTLHTGKKIQVPFDVFAAFSTNLDPSALVDDAFLRRVRYKLEVQRPDEEQFHEIFQVMCKKRGVPYDARAVDYLIDEHYRPANRPFAACQPRDLLDQVIDMAHYQGMSPRLEPALLDAAVRSYFVRFDKPQTSSPTSASAG; encoded by the coding sequence ATGAGCGACTTTCCCCGCAGGCCCCCTCCTGGCCCAGGTTCGTCTTCTCTCGACGCCGAGCAGGACCCCAATCGCAGCATCACTCCCCTGGAGACGCCTGCCGCGTCGGCGAATCCCGTCCTGGCGCCGCCTCCCCGTCCGCGCCAGCCCCCCGTGGCCGGCATGCCCCTGGGAGGGTCTCAGCCCCCGGAGCCCACGCGCTCCAGGGCCGCGCAGCCCGCGCCGCTTCCCTCTGTCATCTTTGATCCAATGCCGCGCCCTCGGGTGCCCCCCGCGCAGTCCGCGAGCGTGGCCCCTCCGGCGCCGCCGCCCTTCGACGGGGAGATGTTGGACGTGCAGACGGAACGGCGCACCGCGCCCCCCGGTCCCCCTCCACCGCCCCCGGAAGGCGACCGGCGGGGTGGGGCCTCCTTCGCCTCCTCACAGGACCCCGAGCGCCGCGCGGCCCCAGGGCCGGAGCGTCGCGGCTCGGACGCGGATCGCCGGGGTCCGGCACCGAGCCCGGGGGGCCCCGACCGGCGTGGCGCGGGCGCGGCCCCGCAGGGCTATGTCGGCCCGGAGCGTCGCGGCTTCCGGCGTGGTGAGGCGTCGGATGCCCCGGCGACGAACCGCTTCTGGCCCGCGCAGCCGAAGTCGCTCCAGGATGCCGGCCTCACCACCACGTTCGTGGAGGAGCTGGTCCTCAAGGCCATCTTCTTCGCGGGCGAGATGCGCGGCATGGATGTGGCCACGCGGCTGCAGTTGCCCACCACGCTGGTGGACGAGGTCATCGAGGGCCTGCGCCGGCAGAAGTACATCGACATCCGCGGCGGTGGCTCGTCCGGCGTGGGCCGCTCCACGATGATCTACCAGCTCACGACCTTCGTGACGGACGTGCTGCGGCAGATCCTGGACCGCAACCGCTACAACGGTCCGGCGCCCGTGCCGTTCAACGAATGGGTCGCGGCCGTGAAGCAGCAGACCGTGCGCGGCAACCGCATCACGCGCCAGCGCATGCAGGACAAGTTCGGCGACCTGATCATCCGCGACTACATCTTCGACGGCATCGGCCCGGCGATGAACTCCGGACGCGCCATCTTCTTCTACGGCCCTCCGGGCAACGGCAAGACGGCCATCTGCCAGGGCATGGTCAACTGCTACGAGGGGGACATCTTCGTCCCGCACGCGGTGCTCATCGACGACTTCGTGGTGAAGATGTTCGACGCGAACATCCACCGCGCGGTGGAGGACGAACCCGGCGCGCCTTCGTACGACCGCCGCTGGGTGCGCTGCCGCCGGCCGCTCGTGGTGGTGGGCGGTGAGCTCACGCTGGAGATGCTCGACCTCGTCTACACCCCGGAGGTGAAGTACTACGAGGCGCCGTTCCAGATGAAGGCGTCCAACGGGATGCTCCTCATCGACGACTTCGGCCGCCAGAAGGTGTCCCCCAAGGACCTGCTCAACCGGTGGATCGTCCCGCTGGAGAGCGACGTGGACATCCTCACGCTCCACACCGGCAAGAAGATCCAGGTGCCCTTCGACGTGTTCGCTGCCTTCTCCACCAACCTGGACCCCAGCGCCCTCGTGGATGACGCCTTCCTGCGCCGCGTCCGCTACAAGCTGGAGGTGCAGCGCCCGGACGAGGAGCAGTTCCACGAGATCTTCCAGGTGATGTGCAAGAAGCGCGGCGTGCCCTACGACGCGCGCGCCGTGGACTACCTCATCGACGAGCACTACCGCCCGGCGAACCGGCCCTTCGCCGCGTGCCAGCCTCGCGACCTGTTGGATCAGGTCATCGACATGGCGCACTACCAGGGCATGTCGCCGCGCCTGGAGCCCGCGCTGCTCGACGCCGCCGTGCGCAGCTACTTCGTGCGCTTCGACAAGCCCCAGACGTCCTCGCCCACCTCCGCGTCCGCCGGCTGA
- a CDS encoding WbqC family protein, with product MSGHPGVLVAEQPHYLPWVDFYEQVARAGTLVVLDDVQWLRRGWQRRTRVALPHGVPMPPPSEPGFQWLSIPLEDPHRDTRIRDLAVDASQPWARKHLQSLVTLYGGRPCFRAQVLPLLEPFYDAAARESGPGSLLRVLLSSMALFYAPLGLQPNLVCSSTLERRGEDKTQRLVEYCLQTGAHTYYSGTGSTVYLKPERFRAADVRLLWQRFRHPDYAQGREGRFVTGLSIVDVLANVPVETVREWLQPSPWGPFAGDGPQPLQPADAEVGEDVWGLSKRTK from the coding sequence GTGTCCGGACACCCTGGAGTCCTCGTCGCCGAGCAGCCCCACTACCTGCCGTGGGTGGACTTCTACGAGCAGGTGGCTCGCGCCGGCACCCTGGTGGTGCTCGACGACGTGCAGTGGCTCCGGCGCGGCTGGCAGCGCCGCACGCGCGTCGCCCTGCCCCACGGCGTCCCCATGCCGCCCCCGTCCGAGCCGGGCTTCCAGTGGCTGTCCATCCCGCTGGAGGATCCGCACCGCGACACGCGCATCCGCGACCTGGCGGTGGACGCGAGCCAGCCCTGGGCGCGCAAGCACCTCCAGTCCCTGGTGACGCTCTACGGAGGGCGGCCCTGCTTCCGAGCGCAGGTGCTGCCGCTGCTGGAGCCCTTCTATGACGCCGCCGCGCGCGAGTCCGGGCCGGGGTCGCTCCTGCGCGTGCTGCTGTCCAGCATGGCGCTGTTCTACGCGCCGCTGGGGCTTCAGCCGAACCTCGTGTGCTCCTCCACGCTGGAGCGCCGGGGCGAGGACAAGACGCAGCGGCTGGTGGAGTACTGCCTCCAGACGGGCGCGCACACGTACTACTCGGGGACGGGCTCCACCGTGTACCTGAAGCCGGAGCGCTTCCGCGCGGCGGACGTGCGCCTGCTGTGGCAGCGCTTCCGCCACCCGGACTACGCGCAGGGGCGCGAGGGTCGCTTCGTGACAGGGCTGTCCATCGTGGACGTGCTGGCCAACGTCCCCGTGGAGACGGTGCGCGAGTGGCTCCAGCCGTCGCCGTGGGGGCCGTTCGCGGGGGACGGCCCCCAGCCGCTTCAGCCGGCGGACGCGGAGGTGGGCGAGGACGTCTGGGGCTTGTCGAAGCGCACGAAGTAG
- a CDS encoding phytanoyl-CoA dioxygenase family protein, with the protein MVAEMLSTEAEGLDVAAALAHYGAHGYARLGRVLDDAGVEALRERADDLMLGRVVYPGMFFQPDATTGRYEDAPLGLGWQGPSLEYRKLEKLEKDPRFLAWLENPLFERIARARIPGDIVLYRAILFHKGPAGGSNLPFHQDGGKLWGLTREPDLQIWTALDDAPEGGGCLEVIPGSHRAGLVTALGGVIPQDRVEAEDAEGHVVSLPVRAGEALLVHNHVWHRSGRGRPGQRRRAFSACYMSADTTCVRKKKAPRVFPPVFRHPPRGG; encoded by the coding sequence ATGGTGGCGGAGATGCTCAGCACGGAGGCGGAAGGGTTGGACGTGGCGGCCGCGCTCGCCCACTACGGGGCGCACGGCTACGCGCGCCTGGGCCGGGTCCTGGACGACGCGGGCGTGGAGGCCCTGCGCGAGCGGGCGGACGACTTGATGCTCGGCCGTGTGGTGTACCCGGGGATGTTCTTCCAGCCGGACGCCACCACCGGCCGCTACGAGGACGCGCCCCTGGGGCTGGGCTGGCAGGGCCCGTCCCTGGAGTACCGCAAGCTGGAGAAGCTGGAGAAGGATCCGCGCTTCCTCGCGTGGCTGGAGAACCCGCTGTTCGAGCGCATCGCCCGCGCCCGCATCCCCGGCGACATCGTCCTCTACCGCGCCATCCTCTTCCACAAGGGCCCCGCGGGCGGCAGCAACCTGCCCTTCCACCAGGACGGTGGAAAGCTGTGGGGCCTCACGCGCGAGCCGGACCTCCAGATCTGGACCGCGCTGGATGACGCGCCGGAAGGCGGCGGCTGCCTGGAGGTCATCCCCGGCAGCCATCGCGCGGGGCTGGTGACGGCCCTGGGAGGCGTGATTCCGCAGGATCGCGTGGAGGCGGAGGACGCGGAAGGACACGTGGTGTCCCTGCCGGTGCGTGCCGGAGAGGCGCTGCTCGTGCACAACCACGTCTGGCATCGCTCCGGACGCGGCCGGCCCGGACAGCGGCGGCGCGCGTTCTCCGCCTGCTACATGAGCGCGGACACCACCTGCGTGCGCAAGAAGAAGGCCCCCCGCGTCTTCCCCCCGGTGTTCCGCCACCCGCCGCGCGGCGGCTGA
- a CDS encoding alpha/beta fold hydrolase, translating to MPYRRATHFVSAPDGTRVAVHTHSSGMPEERRDALLADRPTVLLTNGIGTSENFWRHIVADLEQDHRVVHWDYRGHGMSEESRDGDYRVKVHVDDLERITEAAMARGDGRPPHHIAFSMGVRILLELYRRRPDLVPSMTLIAGTPGVPGSADPRWGPRAVLSAAKGFLAASTPWVPVAAPAVRAFLASPLADPFARAVGALRPRAPREDIAEFLDALYHMSVQAYWRTLRGLTEGHAWDVLPSIRVPVLIIAAANDVLVPLTEVQRLHRALPQADWLQVDDAGHAGLLEAGTEIAQAVRGFLDAHGLEASDPAQTPVTPG from the coding sequence ATGCCCTATCGTCGCGCCACGCACTTCGTCTCCGCCCCGGATGGTACCCGGGTGGCGGTCCACACCCACAGCTCGGGCATGCCGGAGGAGAGGCGCGACGCCCTGCTCGCGGACCGCCCCACGGTGCTGCTCACCAACGGCATCGGCACGTCGGAGAACTTCTGGCGCCACATCGTCGCCGACCTGGAGCAGGACCACCGCGTGGTGCACTGGGACTACCGCGGCCACGGCATGAGCGAGGAGTCGCGCGACGGGGACTACCGCGTGAAGGTGCACGTGGACGACCTGGAGCGCATCACCGAGGCGGCCATGGCGCGCGGCGACGGCCGGCCGCCGCACCACATCGCCTTCTCCATGGGCGTGCGCATCCTGCTGGAGCTGTACCGCCGGCGCCCGGACCTGGTGCCTTCCATGACGCTCATCGCGGGGACGCCGGGTGTGCCGGGCTCGGCGGATCCGCGCTGGGGGCCTCGCGCCGTGCTGTCCGCCGCGAAGGGCTTCCTCGCCGCGAGCACGCCATGGGTGCCGGTGGCGGCGCCCGCGGTGAGGGCCTTCCTCGCCAGCCCGCTGGCGGATCCGTTCGCGAGGGCCGTGGGAGCGCTGCGGCCCCGGGCTCCGCGCGAGGACATCGCCGAGTTCCTCGACGCGCTCTATCACATGAGTGTGCAGGCCTATTGGCGCACGCTGCGGGGCCTCACCGAGGGCCACGCCTGGGACGTGCTCCCATCCATCCGGGTGCCCGTGCTGATCATCGCCGCGGCGAATGACGTCCTGGTGCCCCTGACGGAGGTGCAGCGGCTGCACCGCGCGTTGCCCCAGGCCGACTGGCTCCAGGTGGATGACGCCGGCCACGCGGGCCTCCTGGAGGCCGGGACCGAGATCGCCCAGGCTGTGCGGGGTTTCCTGGATGCACATGGGTTGGAGGCTTCGGACCCCGCGCAAACCCCCGTCACTCCAGGCTGA